The Bacteroidia bacterium genomic interval TTTATTTGGGCTTTCTCTTTGTTCTGACAGTTGCTCAAATATATTTGGGGCGAAAGATTGATTGGCAACCCTTAAAACTGATCAGTTTGATTATGGTGGTAGGCGTCATTGAATGGATGATGTTCCTGGGCCCGGATCAGTTGTCTCTATTTAGCCAATTGTTCTTTTTGCATGCTTTCTCCTACCTTTTTATCCTGAGTACGATATGGAAAAAGGAAGGCTGGGTAAAGAATTTTCACAGTGGAAATATCCTCTACCTTTCTTCCTCTCTGAGTATCCTCATTATCAATTCTCTTGGGCTTGCTGCTCAGTTTGAAAAAGCGACTTTGATAGGCTGGATATTTTTGGCCAATGCAGTTCTCTGGGGAGCCATAGTTGCGATCTCTTTTCAAAAAATCAGTGATTCCTTTAAATGGGTGTGTAGCCTCGTTTTGGGAGCCTTCCTGACTTTGTCCATCGTTCTTTTGCTCGATAAAAATTTACTGGCTATAGGATTAGGGGTTGAGGCCTTACTGTTGATGAGTTTTGGATTCCGATTTGCGCTGCCGAGGGTACGGATGGAAGCCTGGTTACTCTTGGGCATTGTAGCTATACGCTCCTTAGTCGGAATGGAGAATTTATTGTTGGAATGGGAAGCAGGAAGCTGGGGAATTGCATTCATGCACCTGATGGTTCTAGGCCTGGCATTCGGAGGAGTATTCGTATTATACAAATGGGCGGATGAGAATATTTCCAATTGGGAAAAATCGATAGGCTATGGCTTGCGTGAATTCCTGACAATCTGGTCGATGGGGAGTTTGATCTTTGTCCTTTCCAGTTACCTGGGAATTTATACCTACAATTTAGCCCTTCTTCCTATGCTTTTCATGATCTATTGGGGCATCAAGCAGCAGCTGCAGATTACGGAAATAGTAGGTTGGGGATTGAGTCTGTCATTCCTACTCGGATATTTCGCTTCGGTCAATGTAGTTGGAAGCATGCATTTTCATGAACAAACCCTGGCCGGAAAAGCCTCAATCCTGGAACTGGGAGCTTTGCTCTGGGGATTGAAATATTTCTACGAAAAGTGGGATCCGGATTCCATGTTTTTCCCCCTTACCGATAGCCTCCGGAAGTTATTCTTCATGATCCTACCCGTGGCCTTTTTGCCGGGGGTAGCACGAAGGTTTCCCGATTTTCTCCCACATGCTGTCTGGCTTTCTGTAGCCATTTCCTACGGCCTGGCCAAATTTAGAAATAGATGGGAGCTCAAGATTGAAACCCATGTACTCGTTCTCCTTGCTAGCATCATGATGTTTTTGCCATTGCAGGAAAGTGGGGTTGCTATGGGAGTAGGAATTTTGAGTCTGATCTTCTTTGGAGAAAAAGCGCATGAGCTCAAATCTTTTAAACTAAGTCCTTTCAAACTTATCCACCAGTATTCTTTTTGGTTCCTTTCTTTAGTCATGTTGCTGGCCATATTAAGGATTGAATGGGATTTAGTTCCGCTGGTGCCCGCCATTTTAAGTATCTATTTCCTATTCCTTTATGATAAAAGGAAGCTATTTGCTCCACTCAGAAATAAAGGCAGACTCCTCTACATTTCATATGCCATAGGCTTGCTTTTCTGTCTGATAAATTTGATCAATATCCTCAGTTATGAGATGTGGGATTCTTTTCACGCACTATCCTTGCTCTTAACAGTATTTCTGCTGGTAATTGATCTGGGAACCTGGCACAAGAAACATGAGCTACTGGGAGCCTGGAAGAAATATGCAAGCGAATTGCGCATCCATTTTTTCTTCATGCAACTCATGATTGTGTTTAGCTATTTGAGCATTTGGACCCTGGCTGCGAGCAATGCTTTCGGAATGGGATTGACCATAAGTCTCTTCATCCATGCGATCCTGCTTCTTTTTTATGCAAGCAAAAAAGAGAGAAGTTGGCTGCAAAGACTGGCATTTGCCATGTTAGCACTTGGGTTCGCAAAATTGATCCTCTTTGATTTCCGAAACTTTGACCTGATATATAAAGTGGGAGTAAGTATCCTCTCGGGTATTTTGATGTTGACGGGAGCAAGGATGTATCTGAAAAGGGGAAAGGTTTAGGAGATAAATAAAGGGAATAAGAATGAGGAAAGTCAGATATAGAAAGCCCGATACATGAAGCTGATGGAATCATCGTATTTAGCAATATCAAACATCCCCCTATACCAGAAGGCTATAGGGGGATGTACATATTTTGCTGTGTTTTATAGGTGATTTATATCCTATTGAACAGTTTTGCGATATCAATCTGCTAGCGCAATACGACTTTCTGTGTCACGCGCAATCCATTTTCGTTTTCCAAACTCAGGAAATAGATTCCAGCACTTAGATTTCCTCTTTCAATTTTCAATTCATTGGCTGTAGTGAAATTTTGATTCAATACTTTTTGGCCATTGATATGAATTAAGCTCAAATTGAGATTTTCCAGTCGAGGGTTTTCAAAACTGATTTGGAAGGAAGCAGAAGATGGATTTGGAAAGACTTTTAACTGTAGTGCATTACGGAAATTTTCATCAATACTTGTAATCATAGCTTCTGACATATCGCAGCTATTAAAAACAAATGCAATGACCGTGTCTATGTCCGATGGAGCGTTCGTGAGATCCAGAGAACGGTTGAAATTTCCGAAGCCGTCGTCTACCCCACAATCAGCACTAAGGCCTGAACCTTCATCATTGCCATTATCAAAACTGTTGTCATTGATAAATTTGTACTGATACATGTCTTTGGGAAGGCGAAGCCTGATTGACCAAATACCTGATTGATTCACGGTATCCGTTGATTCCGTTAAGGCTGTACATCCGGCATCCCATTCCGAACATGTAGTTCCTGCAAAATTATCCTGGAAATTTCCAGCAACGTGGACACCAGGAGCATTTATAGTTACAGCAGACATGTCTACTGCCAGAATTACATTGACACTATCCTGTGCATGCAGTTGTGGCAATAGGACAAGAAAAAAAAGACTAATAATGTAAAAGTTCTTCACATTCATAAAGCTGGTTTTATAGGTTAAGGTTATTGTTAGAATATTTTAATTTATCGGAAATTATATTTTTGTGTCGTAATAATTTCTTCCGAAATATTGTTGTGAGCCGAATTATGCTAATTTTGATGAGCAGTTCAAATCCTCAGAAAAACGTAAACGATTACGAAGTAAACGTAAACGTTTTCGTAAGAAAAGATAATTTGGCAGATGAGCTATTTTCTCAAATTTTCCAGCAAAATCTGTATTTGGAGTCTGGTATTTCTCCTATTCAAGCCGGCTGATATTTTCCCACAGCAATTAAAATTTCAGGAGCAAAGTTTAGCGGCTGGAATCGATCATCTCTACCAGGGGCTGGGATATATGGGATCGGGAGCTGTTTTCTTTGATGCAAATGGAGACAATTTTGAGGACCTGTTTTTGACAGGAGGATTTGCCCCCGACAGATTATTCATAAACAAGGGGGATGGAACATTTAGAGATGCCAATGCAGGATCAGGCATCGGCAAAAATCGAAGTGCGAATACCATTGGAGTAGTTGCAGGTGATCTGGATAATGATGGCTTTCGAGACTTAATCATAAGCACGCGAAATGAAGGCTGTTTGATCTTTCAAAACCTGGGCAATGAGACTTTTCGCGATATCACCCAAAGTTCTGGGATCAGAATATTGGCTGATGGATCACAAGAGAATAAGCAGGGCTTTTCTATTTCTTTGGGAGATGTAAATCTGGATGGCTATCTGGATATCTATGTAGTCAATTGGGTGGATAGTTTGGGCTATCTCTATGATTCTTCCGGGAAATTATCCGGTTTTGAGCATAGCGGGGGAAGAAATCGACTGTTTCTGAATCAGCAAGACCTGAGTTTTCGGGAAGTCGCTCAATCTTATGGCGTGGATGATGCAGGAAGTGGATTGGCATCTGTATTTAGCGATTTTGACCAGGACGGGGATTTAGATCTTTTGATCGCCAATGATTTCGGAGAATGGCTGATCCCTAATGCGCTCTACCGCAATCTTTATCCAGAACCTTCATTTGAAAACATCAGTCAGTCTTCCGCTTTTGATATACCCATGTATGGGATGGGACTTGCGGTAGGGGATTATGATCAGGACATGGATTTGGATTATTATATCACCAATATTGGCAGGAATTCCCTCCTGCAAAATCGAGGCAATGAGCGTTTTGAAGAGGTGAGTGAGACAGCAGAAGTAACAGATACCTATATCTATGATATAGCCCCTTATTTATCTATTGGCTGGGGAGCAGGATTTGTGGATCTCGATCTGGATACAGACCTGGATTTGCTTGTGGCTAATGGCAGGATTGGCTCCACTGAATTTTTCCCTTCTCTGGACTCCATGCCAGACAAAGTCTATCTAAATGAGGGGAATGGCAAGTTCAAAGATTTTAGCATAGAAAGCGATTTCATTCAGTACGGTTTGTCGAGAGGTTTGTCCTATGGGGATTATGACAATGATGGAGATATTGATGTCCTTCTGAGCTGTGTGCCGCATATATATCTGGGTTTGCAGGGAAAAGCAGTCTTATTTAAAAATGAGCAAACATCCGACAATCATTGGCTAAAAGTAAAATTGGAAGGAGTGCTGAATAATCGGGATGCCCTCGGAGCTCAATTGCTCATTTATTCAGGAGAAAAGAGCTGGATACATGAAATCAATAGTGGAGGACAGGGACATAATTCCATGCATTCTACGGTAGCTCATATTGGGTTAGGGGAAAGGAACTCTCTCGACTCCTTGATTGTACGCTGGCCTGGGAGATTGAGCCCCGATCAACATTTCTATAACATCCCGGCAGATCAATTTTTGCTGATTCGGGAAGGCGAAAACAAACTTCAGGAAATAGAAGCTCACATAAACAGCGGAAATGGTGAGCTTTTTCAACTCCATAAACTGCCCAATCCGGTAGAAAAAGAACTGGTGTTGAGCTATTCTTTAGGCTCCCCTATGCATATTCGAATAAGCCTTCTTGACCTTCTGGGGAAAGAAGTTTTAGTATTGCTAGATGAGATCCAGGAAGCCAATCGATTTACTATGGTAAAAAGACTCAACCCTCAATGGACCGAAGGTCTCTATCTAATGAGGATTGAATATGAAGAGCCTGAACAAGGGAAAGTCTTCGAAACGAAAAAACTCTGGCTAAGGCCTTAGGTCTATATCTTCTCAGCATTCATCACCTGAGCCTCTCCTGTCAGATAGGCTTTTCCATCTTCTACACCGACGATCCTGGTTTCAATCTGTGCAATATGCCGATTAGCGTTGGCCATGGTAACGGTGAGAATAGCTTTGTAGGAAACCTCTACATACATAGGCCTCCGGAAAGCCATACTTTGTTTGAGGTAAACCGTTCCTTCTCCGGGAAATTTGGTTCCAATCAATCGACTGAATACACTGCCTGCCAAAAATCCATGCATTATGGGCTTGTTAAAAGAAGTTGCGGCTGCATAGTCCTCATCAAGGTGGATGGGATTATCATCCCCACTTACTTTGGCAAATTGATTTACTTCTTCCTGACTGAAGGAAAATTCTTCTTCGTATACCTGACCTTCCTGTATTTTCATCTTAAATGAGCGTTATCTTCTGAATAAACTGAAAATGGGAATATCTACTGCCAGATTCAGCCCTATCCGAAAAGCATCAATTTCTCTGATGTCTGTTCCTGTACTTGTGATAGAGCGAAGCTTGGGTACATATTGTCCACCCAAAGAAAGGGAAATCGGTTTATTTTTCATACCCCATACAGCATAAAGACCAGGCGAGAGAATTTGTTGCCAACTGATTTCATCGGGAAATCCGACATCATTTCCATTGGTCCAACGATAACTAAAAGGAGCAGCTATGTCGATTACCGAAAAAAATAAAGAAAATGAATGTCCACTATAAGTCGAGCCGGTCAGTTTTGAGTTCTTAAAATTGCGATCGCTGGCAGCCGGATCAAAGGGATCTATGCTTTTCCTGATGGGCCAACTTACACTGATCCCGACAGGAGCTGATACTCCTGCAACCCAACCATCGCCCTGCTCTCCATTATCCTGAATCACCAGTTCCCGACCTACATACAGATTGGGATAGGCTCCCAGTTCCAGGCTGATTTTACTCTTCCGCTTGATTCTGTAAGAGCCGGCGGGTAAGGCATATTTGTACAGTAGGCCTTTGATCTCCGGAGCAGATTTAGCATAAAAAACGTCCAGCATAAATCCGCCATAGAAAGCCAAATACTTGCTGCTATTCTCTAATTGAGATTGGCGCTTGAGGCTTTGCTGAATTTGCTTTGTCAGGCTGGTTATTTCCGTGGTATCCAGCTTTTGGGTTCGCAAGCGATGATTCCAGGATTTGATTTGCTTATTTTCCCGATTGGCTGCGAGTTGAAAAAGTGGTTGCAAGGCTTGTAAACTATGAACAAATATCTTGCTGGGACTTCTGGATTCAACGGCAGGAAGGAGCTGACTGGCAGCATAAACCAACTGACTTTTTCCTTGGTATGATTTATCCATCAATATAGCTTCCGGATTGTCTGGATATTTCAGCTTATAAGCAATTCGCTGGATATTGTTGATCCCATCTGCTGCCAATCTGAGGCTGCTTTCTTTTTGATAAAGGTAGTCTGAGAAAGTGAGGAGTTGGGCTTCCCGATTCAGGCTATCCCCTTTAGGATTTTGAGGAATGTCAAGATCGCTTAGGGACTCATCCATTTGCCTGATCTCGGCAATGATCTCCTGTTCCATCTGGAAAATGCTATTTGGCATTTCTTTCATCTGATGTGCATAGCTTTTTCCATTCCCTACATAAAAAGCCTCATAATAAGCAGGCGATTTCTGGTACTGGAGAGCAATAAAGAGTTCTTCTCCCCGATTATTTAGTTCGTAGCCAAAAT includes:
- a CDS encoding DUF2339 domain-containing protein, with the translated sequence MKTNTSCPNCGNENSLQACSHCGTPLLAALAKLQPLRDEILHVKFSTNHKSRELLSRIERLENELLAYQKPELEEESRQEEISPEIKAPEPKAPEVKESPIEKEKVIPAALTAAVSYSTNPKKSSPKTQAPPVRKQIKKEPVELPIWLQVILAPLLQMIAYVKGVHKHYKEEGRLPVFFLSLGGIVAILFGVAYLMQLGLSYFMDILSPKLLEGIKISFALSGAASLLLLGYRFNKKDKKYKDFASALLGLGIATFYLIFYFLPQNEFFPVFQNPYLSLILVAATAALGIYSSFRFEARVLSVVSYLGASLIPLVLDAQVLGELYLGFLFVLTVAQIYLGRKIDWQPLKLISLIMVVGVIEWMMFLGPDQLSLFSQLFFLHAFSYLFILSTIWKKEGWVKNFHSGNILYLSSSLSILIINSLGLAAQFEKATLIGWIFLANAVLWGAIVAISFQKISDSFKWVCSLVLGAFLTLSIVLLLDKNLLAIGLGVEALLLMSFGFRFALPRVRMEAWLLLGIVAIRSLVGMENLLLEWEAGSWGIAFMHLMVLGLAFGGVFVLYKWADENISNWEKSIGYGLREFLTIWSMGSLIFVLSSYLGIYTYNLALLPMLFMIYWGIKQQLQITEIVGWGLSLSFLLGYFASVNVVGSMHFHEQTLAGKASILELGALLWGLKYFYEKWDPDSMFFPLTDSLRKLFFMILPVAFLPGVARRFPDFLPHAVWLSVAISYGLAKFRNRWELKIETHVLVLLASIMMFLPLQESGVAMGVGILSLIFFGEKAHELKSFKLSPFKLIHQYSFWFLSLVMLLAILRIEWDLVPLVPAILSIYFLFLYDKRKLFAPLRNKGRLLYISYAIGLLFCLINLINILSYEMWDSFHALSLLLTVFLLVIDLGTWHKKHELLGAWKKYASELRIHFFFMQLMIVFSYLSIWTLAASNAFGMGLTISLFIHAILLLFYASKKERSWLQRLAFAMLALGFAKLILFDFRNFDLIYKVGVSILSGILMLTGARMYLKRGKV
- a CDS encoding T9SS type A sorting domain-containing protein, giving the protein MNVKNFYIISLFFLVLLPQLHAQDSVNVILAVDMSAVTINAPGVHVAGNFQDNFAGTTCSEWDAGCTALTESTDTVNQSGIWSIRLRLPKDMYQYKFINDNSFDNGNDEGSGLSADCGVDDGFGNFNRSLDLTNAPSDIDTVIAFVFNSCDMSEAMITSIDENFRNALQLKVFPNPSSASFQISFENPRLENLNLSLIHINGQKVLNQNFTTANELKIERGNLSAGIYFLSLENENGLRVTQKVVLR
- a CDS encoding FG-GAP-like repeat-containing protein — its product is MSYFLKFSSKICIWSLVFLLFKPADIFPQQLKFQEQSLAAGIDHLYQGLGYMGSGAVFFDANGDNFEDLFLTGGFAPDRLFINKGDGTFRDANAGSGIGKNRSANTIGVVAGDLDNDGFRDLIISTRNEGCLIFQNLGNETFRDITQSSGIRILADGSQENKQGFSISLGDVNLDGYLDIYVVNWVDSLGYLYDSSGKLSGFEHSGGRNRLFLNQQDLSFREVAQSYGVDDAGSGLASVFSDFDQDGDLDLLIANDFGEWLIPNALYRNLYPEPSFENISQSSAFDIPMYGMGLAVGDYDQDMDLDYYITNIGRNSLLQNRGNERFEEVSETAEVTDTYIYDIAPYLSIGWGAGFVDLDLDTDLDLLVANGRIGSTEFFPSLDSMPDKVYLNEGNGKFKDFSIESDFIQYGLSRGLSYGDYDNDGDIDVLLSCVPHIYLGLQGKAVLFKNEQTSDNHWLKVKLEGVLNNRDALGAQLLIYSGEKSWIHEINSGGQGHNSMHSTVAHIGLGERNSLDSLIVRWPGRLSPDQHFYNIPADQFLLIREGENKLQEIEAHINSGNGELFQLHKLPNPVEKELVLSYSLGSPMHIRISLLDLLGKEVLVLLDEIQEANRFTMVKRLNPQWTEGLYLMRIEYEEPEQGKVFETKKLWLRP
- a CDS encoding MaoC family dehydratase, producing MKIQEGQVYEEEFSFSQEEVNQFAKVSGDDNPIHLDEDYAAATSFNKPIMHGFLAGSVFSRLIGTKFPGEGTVYLKQSMAFRRPMYVEVSYKAILTVTMANANRHIAQIETRIVGVEDGKAYLTGEAQVMNAEKI